The following coding sequences lie in one Pleurodeles waltl isolate 20211129_DDA unplaced genomic scaffold, aPleWal1.hap1.20221129 scaffold_188, whole genome shotgun sequence genomic window:
- the LOC138274516 gene encoding histone H4, whose protein sequence is MSGRGKGGKGLGKGGAKRHRKVLRDNIQGITKPAIRRLARRGGVKRISGLIYEETRGVLKVFLENVIRDAVTYTEHAKRKTVTAMDVVYALKRQGRTLYGFGG, encoded by the coding sequence ATGTCTGGACGCGGCAAAGGAGGAAAGGGGCTCGGCAAAGGCGGTGCCAAGAGGCACAGGAAGGTGCTCCGCGACAACATCCAGGGCATCACCAAGCCCGCCATTCGCCGCCTGGCTCGCCGCGGCGGTGTCAAGCGCATCTCCGGCCTCATCTACGAGGAGACCCGCGGTGTGCTGAAGGTTTTCCTGGAGAACGTCATCCGGGACGCCGTCACCTATACCGAGCACGCCAAGAGAAAGACCGTcaccgccatggatgtggtgtACGCCCTGAAGCGCCAGGGACGTACTCTCTACGGATTTGGCGGTTAA
- the LOC138274514 gene encoding histone H2A type 2-C: protein MSGRGKQGGKARAKAKTRSSRAGLQFPVGRVHRLLRKGSYAERVGAGAPVYLAAVLEYLTAEILELAGNAARDNKKTRIIPRHLQLAIRNDEELNKLLGRVTIAQGGVLPNIQAVLLPKKTESHKAGGKASK from the coding sequence ATGTCTGGACGCGGAAAGCAAGGAGGCAAGGCCCGCGCTAAGGCCAAGACACGCTCTTCCAGAGCCGGACTGCAGTTCCCTGTGGGCCGTGTGCACAGGCTGCTCCGAAAGGGAAGCTACGCCGAGCGGGTCGGCGCCGGTGCCCCCGTCTATCTGGCTGCAGTCCTGGAGTACCTGACGGCCGAGATCCTCGAGCTGGCCGGCAACGCGGCCCGGGACAACAAGAAGACCCGCATCATCCCCAGGCACCTCCAGCTCGCCATCCGCAACGACGAGGAGCTCAACAAGCTGCTGGGCAGAGTCACCATCGCCCAGGGAGGCGTCCTGCCAAACATCCAGGCCGTGCTGCTGCCCAAGAAAACCGAGAGCCACAAGGCTGGGGGCAAAGCAAGCAAGTGA
- the LOC138274515 gene encoding histone H2B 1.2-like produces MPEPAKSAPAPKKGSKKALSKPPKKDGKKRKRTRKESYAIYIYKVMKQVHPDTGISSKAMGIMNSFVNDIFERIAGEASRLAHYNQRRTITSREIQTAVRLLLPGELAKHAVSEGTKAVTKYTSAK; encoded by the coding sequence ATGCCTGAACCAGCCAAGTCCGCGCCGGCTCCCAAGAAGGGCTCCAAGAAAGCGCTGTCCAAGCCGCCCAAGAAGGACGGCAAGAAgcgcaagaggaccaggaaggagAGCTACGCTATCTACATTTACAAAGTGATGAAGCAGGTGCACCCCGACACCGGCATCTCCTCCAAGGCCATGGGCATCATGAACTCCTTCGTCAACGACATCTTTGAGCGCATCGCCGGGGAGGCTTCCCGCCTGGCTCACTACAACCAGCGGCGCACCATCACCTCCCGGGAGATCCAGACCGCCGTGCGCCTGCTGCTCCCCGGAGAGCTGGCCAAGCACGCCGTGTCCGAGGGCACCAAGGCCGTCACCAAGTACACTAGCGCCAAGTAA
- the LOC138274513 gene encoding histone H3 — MARTKQTARKSTGGKAPRKQLATKAARKSAPATGGVKKPHRYRPGTVALREIRRYQKSTELLIRKLPFQRLVREIAQDFKTDLRFQSSAVMALQEASEAYLVGLFEDTNLCAIHAKRVTIMPKDIQLARRIRGERA, encoded by the coding sequence ATGGCCCGCACCAAGCAGACCGCCCGCAAGTCCACCGGAGGGAAGGCGCCTCGCAAGCAGCTGGCCACCAAGGCTGCCCGCAAGAGCGCGCCTGCCACCGGAGGAGTCAAGAAGCCTCACCGCTACAGGCCCGGGACCGTGGCTCTCCGCGAGATCCGCCGCTACCAGAAGTCCACCGAGCTGCTCATCCGCAAGCTGCCCTTCCAGCGCCTGGTGCGGGAGATCGCGCAGGACTTCAAGACCGACCTGCGCTTCCAGAGCTCGGCCGTCATGGCCCTGCAGGAGGCCAGCGAGGCCTACCTGGTCGGGCTCTTTGAGGACACCAACTTGTGCGCCATCCACGCCAAGAGGGTCACCATCATGCCCAAGGACATTCAGCTGGCCCGTCGTATCCGCGGCGAGAGGGCCTAA
- the LOC138274512 gene encoding histone H1-like, whose protein sequence is MRGAPAGGTFLICASASTLCTMAETAPAAAAPPAEVAPKKKAKKAAGPSKAKKPAGPSVAELILKAVTASAERKGVSLAALKKVLSADGYDVDKNKSRVKAALKGLVSKGALAQLKGTGASGSFKVNKKQLEGKKAAKKPAAKKPAAKKAAPAAKKPKKAPAGVKKSPKKAKKPAAAKSPKKPKAAPAKKAAKSPAKAKAAKPKAAKKSPAKVVKPKAAKPKAAKPKKAAPKKK, encoded by the coding sequence ATGCGCGGAGCTCCGGCGGGAGGGACATTTCTCATCTGTGCTAGCGCCTCGACTCTCTGTACCATGGCTGAAACCGCTCCAGCTGCCGCGGCCCCTCCCGCTGAAGTAGCCCCCAAGAAGAAGGCGAAGAAGGCGGCGGGGCCGTCTAAGGCCAAGAAGCCCGCGGGACCCAGCGTCGCCGAGCTCATCCTGAAAGCGGTCACCGCCTCTGCCGAGAGGAAGGGGGTCTCCCTGGCGGCGCTGAAGAAGGTGCTGAGCGCCGACGGCTACGATGTGGACAAGAACAAGAGCCGCGTCAAGGCCGCCCTCAAGGGCCTGGTCAGCAAGGGCGCCCTGGCCCAGCTGAAGGGCACCGGCGCCTCCGGCTCCTTCAAGGTGAACAAGAAGCAGCTGGAGGGCAAGAAGGCGGCCAAGAAACCAGCGGCCAAGAAACCAGCGGCCAAGAAAGCCGCCCCGGCCGCCAAGAAGCCCAAGAAGGCCCCCGCGGGGGTGAAGAAGAGCCCGAAGAAGGCCAAGAAGCCGGCGGCGGCCAAGAGCCCCAAGAAGCCCAAAGCTGCCCCGGCCAAGAAGGCTGCCAAGAGTCCCGCGAAAGCAAAGGCGGCCAAGCCCAAGGCAGCCAAGAAAAGCCCCGCCAAGGTGGTGAAACCCAAGGCGGCCAAACCCAAAGCAGCCAAGCCCAAAAAGGCAGCGCCCAAGAAGAAGTAA